The genomic stretch CATTCACTGGGACCAGATGTTGGGCGTAGACGTTCTCAATGGTCTTGGCGTGCACGGCCTCAATTTCACCGGCTTGCACTGAGGTCAGCTCATAGGGTGCTTCCCAAGAATGAAATATTTGGCGGCGACGGGCCGCTGGCAAAACGTTGAGGCCTTTTTGCATGGCCAAAAAGGTGGCACGGTCACGGGCGGTCCATTCCCACTCGCGCTTTTGCAGCATGGCTAGGGGACCAGAACGTCCAAACGTGTTGTTGTTAATAGTCGTTTCAATTTGAAAAATCTTGATCCCAGCGTTGCGAATTACATCGCCTTGACGCCAGTTCGACTTGTGCAGCTCAGAGTTTTCCTTATCCATGAACGACTTTGATGCCACCATGGTTTTTGGGTTGTGGTGAGAGCTAACCCCGGCATAGCCCGATAACCCCGTAGCGGTACTCTTGTGGCCACCATCGAGCGAGACGATGTTGATGTTTACATAAACAACCAAGTCGCTCTCCGCGGCTCGGCGATTGATCTGAACGGTTTCGCCGTGGCGAGTTTCCCCCAGGATGACCATTCCATCAGGGTCTTCAGCGTCGAGATTATAAAGCTGCCCATTAGGAGCAAAAGCATCGTAAACACGATCGCCTACAGCGTGGCGAAGTTCGTCTTCAGTCATGCGTCGATGTAACGCCAGAGCCGCAATAATGTGAACGTCGTCGACGCCTGCCGCGGCCGCCAGATCAAGAACCTGTTCAATAATCCGCTGGCGAATGTCGGGACGACGCATTTTCGGTAGCGGCAAAGAAACATCGTCAAAAGCGATGGTTAGCTTCATGCCCGCAAACAACAGCGCTGGTAACGGCTCCATTTCCCCGGTCGGGTTGTGCAGAGCGTGGCTAATGGCACCTTCGGGATCGGCCAAGCCATCAATTGGTTCGGGGGGATAGATTATTCGCGACCGCCCAGCGGGTAGTTTCTCCAAACGGAAACCTTCGCCGTGGTGGAACACTACCGGAGGGGTGGAACGGTCTACTTCAAGAACTAGCCCTGATCGCGGGCTACGACGAACGCTCACAGTCGAGTGCGCTCCTTTTCATTGCGAAGATCAAATGCGATCTTCACGCCGCCACGGGCACCAGCTGCAGCGGCATGTTCGATAGCGTCGCCATAGCGCGACAGGGGATAAGTGGCCGAAACTAGGCGGCCAAGGTTTGCTTGCTGAACCAACTCAAATGCCAGCTCAAAAGTACGTGCGGTGCGCACTCCGCTAGTCGTGTCGAAAGTTTCGGTGCCATAAGCGTAGGCACCTACTAGTTCGATTTCCCGCTGCCACAGCACGGTTAGATCAACTCGAACCACACCCGGCATACCGACCATGACTACCCGGCCTCCGGGGCGGACGGCGCCTAAGGCTTGGGCCATGCTTTCGGCCGAACCTACGCAGTCAACGACGATGTCGGCACCGCCGCTGAGCCGCGTTATGTTGCCTTCACCTATTGCTCCGCCGCCACTAGCGCGTCGCACCCCACGTAGGAAAGCGTCGGGCGAAACGATGCTATGGGCACCAAGCTCGTGGGCTAGCTCTTTCTGTAACGGATATTTAGCTGCTACCACCAGGGTGATGTCGGGATAGAAGTGTGACAAGGCGGCCACGGTTAACAAGCCAAGGGTGCCAGCCCCAAGTACCGCCACCGTGTCGCCCGCTTGGGCGTTGGTTCGTATAGCACCGTGGATTGCACAAGCTGTGGGTTCCACCATTACTGCGGCTTCATCGCTCATGTTGGCGGGCACCGGGTGTAACTGGGAGCTATGGGCCACCATGGCCGTTGACCACCCTCCGCCAGTATCACAACAAAAACCTGACTGTAAACCCGGCTCAATTTGGCCAAGAGTAATGTTTTCGCAGCGGCCCAAATCACCACCAGCGCACCCTCGACATGGTGGGGTAATACCTCTAGTTGCGCAACCTAAAACCGGTTCAATGACCACGCGCTCACCGTTGTCTAAATCACCCACGACTTCATGTCCAAGTACAAAAGGAAACGACACGATGTCTTCAAAATAGCGGCTGCTGCGGCCGTCAACGGTCGCTAAATCGGAACCACAAATGCCAGAGAGCCGAGGGCGAACCCTTACCCAGTCGGGCCCAGGTAGTTCAGGAACCTCAATGTCTTTGAGCGCCAACGGCCCAACCGTGGCTCCACGACCGCTGATGAAGCTGCTGGCCAGCCGAGCCGCCCCATAGCGGGGAATGCTGCGCGAGAACTGTAAGGCTTTCACGCGCTGCCCACCCGGGTCGGGGCGATTGGCAGCACGGGATGCACACCTTTAGCTGCTTTAGGAAAGTTCTCTACAAGCCAGCCGCGTTTGCGTGCAAGCGAAGCCAGCCGGGTTTCGGGGTTCACTGCCACTGGGAAACCCACCGCTTCAAGCATTGGCAGGTCACTTGTCGAATCGGCATAGGCTACCGACTCATCAAGTTCCAGCCCTTCTCGTGCGGCGTATTCAACCATGGCCTGAGCCCTGGCCTCACCAGTGGGAGGAACTCGCACCAGTTCCCCGGTGTAGCGTCCACCTTTAATGGTCATTTCTGCGGCCACAATGTCGTCGAATAGTGGACGTAAAGGTTCAACCACAAAATCGAGGGCTCCAGTGATCAGGACGGTGCGATGGCCGAGCTCACGATGCTTCCGCACTCTTCGAATAGCTGCTGGGAACGACTTGGCTAGAATGAGAGCACTCATCATATCGAGCGAATCTTCGGCTAATTGTTCCACCGGGGCACCCTTGTAACGCCGATAAAAATAGCGTAAGAAATCAGTTCGGTCAGCTTTGTCGAGGCTCAACAAACGGGGGGCTTCGGCAATTAGGTTGGCGGCCAAACGAGCTTTGTCTTCATTTGGTAACCGTCGTGTTGCTAGCCATGCGTAAGAAGTCACCACGTTCGAAGCAATGAGCGTGTTTTCTAAATCGAAGGCTGCCATGTGGCGATCGGGTGACAATACTTGTCGGCGAAGCCGCTCATTACGGCTAGGACCGCTTTTCTCAGTTGGACTTGTGCGAACGCGGGCATGCTCAACAATTGAAGGCAGGTGGGTGCCAGTAGCGTACGCATCCCAATCAACCAGACGCGGGTCGAACATGAACGTTTCCTGGTCGGAACGATCGAGGGAGTCCCAAACGCTTAGAAGCTTGTCAATCGTGTAGATAGCTTCACATTGTGCATAGGCACCATAAAGATCAACGTAGGTAAGTGCTCGCTCTACATCGGCTCGCTTGTCTTCGATCTTGGCCGACCAGCGGGTTTGGGTTCCGCGTAGTGGAAGTGAATGGATGAACTTGTCAGCCTTGTCGAGCGATACTTTGGCTTTGGCTAGCTGGCCTTCAACTTTGCCTCGACGGGGAAACTTCCAATCCGGGACCCCAATAGGTTGCCCCAAAGAGTCGTAAATAGGGTATTTGCTGAAATAGCTCTCAATGAGCCTTACTAATTTACGATAATGCAACGGGTTGGCGGCACCGGAAGCTACCTGCACAACATCGGGAGTTTCTGCGGGTGCTAAGGCTGCCACCGCCACAATGGCGGCTACCACCAGGTCAACTGGGATGACATCGACGATGCCCTCGGGTACCCCAGGAAACTGGGTCAACAATCCTTGGGCGTACGAAATGATCACCGGTTCTGCCATTCGGAAACCGCGAATCCAGCCGGGATACGGTTCCGCCACCGCTGATTCAATGATTGAAGGCCGCACAACCGTTGTTTGTAGGTCGCCTTTGGTCTCTGCTAGGGCACGTTCACCAAGGGCTTTGGTATACGAGTAAACGTCGGGGAATCCAAGCATCTGAGCACGCGATTTTCCGGCTTCCACCATCTCGTCGTTGACCCACCGAGTGCGGTATTGTTCGGCTTTGGCGGCCAAGAGCGGAATACCGGCCGCACCTAATTCACGTTTGGCATCATCTTGAAAACCCGCCAAGCGTGATGGGGTACGGCTTTGGGCTTCTAGATCACTGCGAGCTCGACGTGCGGCGTCAACCTCGCGACGCCAAGGAATATCAACGAAAAACGGTGAATCGTCCACCGCTACCTCGTGTGCTTCACCGCGATGATTTCCTGCCACATAGCAGGTAGAAACAGCGATCAGATGTGGTGAGACCTCTAATTCGTGCAGCGTTTGAGCGATTCGAGTAGGCCCTAAAAGGTTTATTTCCACCGCCGAGTCAAGGGGTGAATCAAAAGAAACTGTGGCAGCGGAGTGAATAACCACATCGCATTGGGACAGTTCTTGGCGGCCAAATTCGTTAAGACCTAAACCGTCGCTACCAATGTCACCCTCAATAATAGTGACCCGCTGGGCAACCATTTCGTCAAACGCGGCGCCGCCCAGCTCTTGGCGCAATCGATCAAAAGCGTTGTTTCTAAAAATCTCACGTTGCGCACGTTGTTCCACAGTCCGCATACGACCAGGACGTAGCAATAGAACAAGTTCGCAATCAGGCACGCTTCGCAACAGTCGTTCCACTAGGGCGGTGCCTAAGAAGCCCGTGGTTCCGGTGATGGCGATGCGCTTGTGGCGCAGCAGGTCACTAATCACAGCACCATTGTCTATCATCTTGGGGTGTTGGGGCCTATCGAGGTGATTGATCGTTCGAAATTCGTAGGGTTCTAGCGGCCCGTTCCGGCAAATTTTTGTCGTCGTTCGAAACGATCTTGGGCAAGCATGACGAGTTCTTCAATGAGTGCGCCATAGCTTAGGCCAGATGCTTCCCACAGTTTGGGGTACATAGATATAGGCGTAAAGCCAGGAATGGTGTTTATTTCGTTGAGCAATAAGCCGCGACCTGGGCTTTCATAGAAAAAGTCGACCCGGGCCATACCTTCAGCGCGGAGGGCACGGAAGCTGGCCAAGGCAAGTTCTTGAGCCTGTGCTGACACTTGTGGGGGTAAGTCTGCAGGAATTATCACCGCCGCGTTGCCATCCAGATACTTGTCTTCGTAACTGTAAAATTCGGCACCAGGTTTTACTTCGCCCGCCAGTGAAACTTTTGGGTTTTTGTTGCCCAGTACCGCCAGTTCAATCTCGCGACCCTGTACGGCTTCTTCCACAACGATCCACTCGTCGTATTGGCTAGCCGTCTCTAGAGCCGCCAAAACCTGGGCTGCGTTGTGAGCTTTGGAAACACCTACTGAAGAGCCAAGGTTGGCGGGTTTCACAAAAAGAGGAAGGCCCAAATCGTTGATCAAACGATCTACCGTTTCGGTTGAGATTTCGCTGATCTCCAAGCTTCGCCAGCGACATTGGGGGATTCCAGCCTGGGCAATGACTTCTTTGGCTTTGGCTTTGTCCATAGCTAATGCCGAGCCTAAAACTCCACTACCTACGTATGGAAGCGATGCCATCTCTAGCAGACCCTGGATGGTGCCATCTTCACCATATGGTCCGTGCAGCAGCGGAAGTACCACCGTTGACATTTCCGAGCTTGTTGCCAACGCGATGTCACTGCTCAGTGCCACCTCGGTAGAGGCAGACGTCTCCACCGTTATGCCATCGGCGAGCACGGTTTCTAGTTCAAGAGCAGCCTCTTCGTCGCCTGAAAACGCGCTTAATGCGCCGGTAGCATCCAGCCATTGACCATCACGCGAGATGGCGATAGGCACTATTTCAAACTTTTTTCGATCAACGGCAGCTATCACGTGAGCTGCGGTTACACGGCTTACATCGTGTTCAGCGGAACGTCCTCCGAACAACACGATTAGGCGGACTCGTTCTGGTTGCGAAGAATTGGGCATTAGATAAAAACGTAGTGTGCTTTACCGCTAGCGTGGGTATCGCAACACACAGATCGCCTTTTTGTTATACCGAAGGAGCTTGGGTGCGGTTTCGCACATCAGAAATAGCAGCGGCAGTAGGTGGAACCATATCCGGCCCCGATCGTTTGGTTGAAGGTGTAAATCACGATTCTCGTCTGATTTCACCGGGTGAGCTTTTTGTACCGATTGTGGCTGATCGCGATGGCCATAATTTCATTGATCAGGCCGTGAAAGCCGGGGCAACTGCCTTTTTATCGTCCCAAGAGCGACGCCGTGATTCGAACTCTGCCACCGCCATCTATGTAGGCGACACCCTTGAAGCATTAGCGCAATTGGGCAAACTGGCCCGAGCCAGGTTGGCAGGTGATGTAATTGGTGTCACCGGCTCGGTTGGCAAGACCACTGTTAAAGACTTGCTCGGCGGTGTGCTGGCCCAGGGTGGTTTGATTAACGCCAGCACGGCGAGTTTCAACAACGAAATTGGTGTGCCGCTAACGCTTGCTAATGCTAATACTCAGGCTAAATATGTGATAGCTGAACTGGGTGCTCGCGGCATAGGGCACATCCAATTGCTTTGTGACATTGCTAGACCCAATGTGGGCGTAGTGACCCGGGTGGTCATGGCTCACGGTGAACATTTCGGTTCGCTTGACGATATCGCGGTGGGCAAAGGTGAATTGGTAGAGCAGCTACCCGCCGATGGTCTAGCAGTGCTGAATGCCGACGATAGGCGCGTGATAGCTATGTCGCGCCGTACTACGGCTCGAGTGCTTAGCTTTGGTACCCAAGACGGTGAGGTTCGGATCGACAATCTGGTGGTCGGCGAGGACTTGAGTATTCGTTTCAAGCTGCACACACCCTGGGGCGAAATAGCGGTGCAGCCGTCAGCCAAGGGCGAACACAATGCCATGAATGCCGCGGCGGCAGCGGCAGTTGGGTTGGGCCTAGGTCTTCGATTGGAAGAAGTGGCCCAAGGTTTGGCGACCGCTCCACTTTCACCTTTGCGGATGGCGCTGAAGCGTTTAACGAACGGTGCCGTGGTCTTGGATGACAGCTACAACGCCAACCCTACTTCGATGAAAGCAGCCCTAATGGCGCTGGCCAAGCTCCCGGCTCAACGACGCATAGCAGTGCTGGGCGTAATGGCAGAATTGGGTGAAAACCAAGATGGTCTTCACCGAGAGGTAGCAGCATTCGCGGCGGAGTTGGGCATCGAAGTTTTGACGGTGGCGGCACCGGCCTATGAAGCGACCGAGTTTGGGGGTATCGGCTTTGACAGCGTAGACGAGGTACTTGGCTATTTGACCAACCTCGAACCGGACACTGCGGTGTTGGCCAAGGGTAGTCGGGTGGCCGAACTAGATCGTCTAGTGCGTTCCCTAACGGCCGAGTGAGTGGCAAGGTAGTTGATTTCGATACGGTGGAATAGCGGGGGACTAAGCAGCTTAGGGTTGTCTCACCGGGGGTTGAAGTTTCACAGAAAGGTGCCGCCACGACCAGCTACTACGAGGTTTTGAAGGTCGCGCCGGATGCCAGTGCAGGCGAGATTCGAACTGCTTATCGCGCGGCTGCCCAAAGGCACCATCCTGACAAAGCTCCAGAGGGAGCGCGCCGAGCGGCAGCCGTTCATGAGATGGCAAAGATTAATGCGGCTTGGGCGGTTCTGTCCGATCGAACAAAACGCGAAAATTATGACCGCGAATTGGCGCGCAATGCACAAGCCTCAACCGCAGCGGGCCCGCCATCCTCCGCCCAGCCACGAACCGGACCGGCCGCTTCGACCCCATACGACTCGGATTATTATCGGGACCCAGTTTTCGATGAAAGCATGGATGTTTTCCCAGAATCAGAACGTGTGCGGGCACCCATCGCGGTGGCTGGGCTAATTCCTGCGGTGGCTTTAGCAGTTGCATTGCTGGCCATCTTTGTGTTCACCGCTTATGCCGGTGGGCCGACGAGCAATGAGACACCGAATAGCGAGAATCGCAACATGGTCGCCGTTCGCGACATCCGAGGGCAATGTATTCAACAAAACAGCGGATTTATCTTGGTAGTGAACTGTGCATTAACCCCAAACGAGGGCCGGATAGTGGCGCAGGCCTCACTTGGAGCACAGTGCCCAAACAATACCCAGGGCTGGGTTATTCGCCAGCAACAGGTACAAGCTTGCGTAGATCCCGCCACATCTGTGCCATAAGTCTCTAAGCTCGGCCCATGGACTTTCGTAAAACGACGATTCGTGAGCTGGCCGAGCGAGTTAAGACCAAAGAAATTTCCGCTACTGAGTTGGTGAGCCATGCTTTGGCCAAGATTGAAGCGCATGACGATGTTGTGAACGCTTTCAACCAAAGTGACGGTGACCGAGCGCTCGAGGACGCTAAAAAGCTCGACGACAGAATAGCGGCAGGCGAAGACGTCGGACCCTTAGTGGGGGTCCCCTTGGCGGTAAAAGACCTCGAAAATGCAGAGGGCTACATAACCACTTTCGGCTCGGCGCTGCATGCAAATGATCCTGCGGCCACCAACGATTCGGTATTGGTGTCACGCTTGAAAGCAGCTGGTTGTGTGGTGGTAGGTAAAACTAATACCCCCGAATTTGCCTACAAAGGTGTAACCGACAGCCCAACCTTTGGTCATACCGCCAATCCATGGAACCTTGAGCGTTCACCTGGAGGGTCCTCTGGTGGCTCGGCGGCCGCAATTGCTGCTGGCATGGTACCCCTCGCAACTGGGTCTGATGGGGGAGGATCTATTCGAATTCCAGCTTCATTAACGGGCCTAAGCGGATTAAAGCCGTCGCAAGGTTGGGTTCCAATGGGCGGCGCACGGCCTTCAACCACTGGTATTTTGAGCGTTAAAGGGCCCATGACTCGCTCCACTTTGGACGCTGCTTTGGCCTTCGACGCCTGTATCGGGCCTGAACCCACCGATATTTTTTCGTTTCCCGAACAAAACGCCGATTCGTGGTTGGCGCAAGTTGAAGCGGCGGGCTTTCCCGAAAGAGTGGTTTATTCACCTACCTTGGGCTACGCCACGGTTGATAATGAAGTAGCCGCAGCCGTTGAAGCTGCGGTGCGTGCTCTTGAGAGCGCCGGGGTTGAGATTATCGAAATGCCAATAGTCTTTGAGAAAGACCCTGTTCTGGCATGGGTTTATATTTGGACCTCGTCGATGGCACGGGTGTTAGGCCCGGCCCGAGATACCCCCATCTGGGAAAAGGTTGATGTCGGGTTGCGAGAACAGGTTGAAATGGGCCTGCGGCTTACCGCGTTGCAATATGCTGAGGCGGTTGCAGCATGTCACGACATAAACCTGGCCTTAGAAAAGGCTTTCGCCGCGGCCCCATTGCTTATTTGCCCCACTATTGCTGGGCACGCGCCGCGACTTGGTGAGCAAGGCACCGTTAATGGGGTTGAAACTCCAACCTGGGTTTCGTTCACGCCATTTATTAATTTGAGTCGTAATCCGGCCGGTTCTGTGTGCGCCGGTTTTACTTCGGATGGCATGCCTATTGGTTTGCAGGTGATTGGCCGTCAACGTGAAGATGTTCGTGTGCTTGGTGCTATGCAGGCTTTTGAAACGGTGCTCGGGATCGACCAGGTAGCAGGCCTAGGCTGAGCGTCAAGGTTTGATACAGGTGGCTAACTGGGTGTCATGACGAAGGGAAATGATGGAAACACGTAAAATTGGGCAACTCGACGTTTCGGTGATCGGTCTAGGGGGCAATAACTTTGGTGATCGTCTCGACCAAGAACGCACAACGTCGGTGGTAAATGCCGCCCTCGAATCGGGCATCACCTATATCGACACCGCCGACTCGTATAGTGCTGGCAAGTCGGAAGAATTTTTGGGTGTGGCTTTGGCGGGGCGCTTCGACCAAATCGTGATCGCCACAAAATTCGGCAGCCAAGGCAGTGCCGACGGCAAACTTTCAGGTGGTCACCCCGACCATGTGCGCAATGCTTGCGAAGCTTCTTTGAAAAGGCTTGGGGTGTCGGTAATCGACCATTATCAATATCACCGCCCCGACCCGAATATTCCCATTGAAGAAACCATGGGTGCCATGACTGAGCTCGTGATTGAGGGCAAGGTGCGTGAGATCGGTTGTTCGAACTTCAGTGTTGATCAGTTAGAAACGTCCTCGGAAATTGCCAAGGTAAAGGGCTGGGCACGTTTTGCCAGTGTCCAGAACTATTACTCAATCTTCACCCGTGACCCCGAAGACGGTGTTGTGCAAGCCTGTGCGCAGCTGGGCATGGCGTTGGTACCGTATTTCCCATTGGAATCGGGGCTCTTGAGCGGGAAGGTCTCCTCCGATGGCTCTGCGCCAGAGGGGAGCAGGTTGCATCAGATGAAACCTGCAGGCCGAGAACGGTTTATGGGGGACAAACGCTTAGCGGCTGTGGAAGACCTCAAAGCGTTTGCTGCTGAACGGGACCACTCAATTTTAGAGTTGGCGTTCGCTTATTTGCTGTCGGAGCCTGTGGTGGCGTCGGTGATCGCCGGTGCCACGAAGCCCGAACAGGTCGAGGCCAATGCCGCTGCTTCGACTTGGCGGTTGAGCCCGGACGAGCGGGCCGAGGTGGCACGTATTGCTAGTCAGGCGGATTCCTAAGCAGGTTGTTACTAGCGGGAAATGTCGGCGCATCATTAGCAAGCGGTGCGCCGATTCGCGCTAAGGTTAAAACTCCTACCGGGCGATTAGCTCAGCGGTAGAGCGCTGCCTTCACACGGCAGAGGTCACTGGTTCGAACCCAGTATCGCCCACCAAACATTGGAAGCTCGGACTTCCGACAAGAGCACTCTCAACGATCCGCGCCCGGCCGTATCGGATAGCATGCCGCTCGTTGCTGGTGTCAATCGGATGGTTGATCCAGAACCGCCCCCAAACGTTGCAAGATGTGGCTGCGCCAGCCGCCGTTCATGATGCGTCGCGCCATCTGCTGGCCGGGGTCGTCCGGGTTGAATCCGCTCTGTTCCACGATCAGTCGTGTGCCGTGGCCCTCGGGACGGAGGTGGAAGGTGACCGTGCTGTCGAGTGGATTGCTACCGTCTGCATCGCGCCAAGTGATCCGCAATAGCTCAAGGGGCCGGACTTCCATCACTTCACATGCGATCGTGCCGGAGAAGTTGGTGGCTTCTATTGGTGCTGCCGTGAATGTGAAGCGATGGCCTATGACCGCTTGGAAGTCGTTTGGCATCAGCCATTGCGCCATGAGGTCGGGAGTCGTCAGTGCTCGCCAGACCTTGGCCGGGGCATGCGGATAGAACTGGTCGACTCGGATAGTGGTTAGGTCTTCGGTCGTCATTTATGGTCCTCGTCTGGGGGCATGGCATCGAGCACCGCGCCCAGTCCGGTCAAGCGTTCTCGCCAGAACCGTTCGTAGGGGCTGAGCCAGTCGTGCAGCTCGGCGAGCGGGTCGCCGTTGATTGCGTAGCGGCGGTAGCGGCCGTCACGAGTTGCGGAGAGCAGGCCGGACTCGCGCAGTGCGCGTAGGTGTTCCGATACCGAGGGTCGTGCCATGTCGAAGTGTGCAGCGATGTCAGATGCGGAGCGGGGGCCGTCCAGCAGGAGATCCAGCACCTCGCGCCTGGTGGGGTTAGCGAGAGCCGCGAGCACTCGATCGACCGGGAGAGTGTGGGCTTGGCGGGGCATCGGTACTCCTATCGACGGCTCTCTCCGGTCTTGTCGGCACCCACGAGGTCGAGGAGCACCTCATCGAACAGCGCCGACAGCACGAAACCGTGGCCGTCCTGTGCGGCGACAAACAGCGTGATGCCCTCAAGATCCGAGATCGTCATGGTATTCACTTTACGTAGAGATTATCCTACATGTCAAGCGTAGGGAAAAACCTACGTATCGGCTTTGGAAGGTTGGCATCGATTGGCGACCGTGCGGTGCGGTCGTGGAGGCTTGTCTAGACGGCTGTCGCCCATATGACGGCCGAGTGCGACACCTCCCACCATGCTCGACATATTTAGGCCAGGCGAATCATGCCTCTAGCACGGAGCACGAGTCCGGAATCGTGTGACCTGACTGGCCTGGGCAGCAACCGACAACCCAAAGACCCGTTGATAACTTGTGAAATCGGTGCGCATGACGGGACGTGTTGGAGTATCGCTCAGTGTCGCTCACCACCTTAAAGCCTCGTCAGACCGACGAGGTTCTCTCATTTTTAGCCTAAGTGGTTTGTGGCACCTGGTAGCGCAGGCCCGGAAACCGGGCAAAGTCGTGGTCGAACGACACCAGCACAGCGTTGTGTTCAATCGCCAAAGTAGCCAGATGCGCATCGTTGATCAGGTTGGAACCAGTACCAGTAGTTGTAACTAAGGATGACAAAAGGGCCG from Acidimicrobiia bacterium encodes the following:
- a CDS encoding D-alanine--D-alanine ligase family protein — protein: MPNSSQPERVRLIVLFGGRSAEHDVSRVTAAHVIAAVDRKKFEIVPIAISRDGQWLDATGALSAFSGDEEAALELETVLADGITVETSASTEVALSSDIALATSSEMSTVVLPLLHGPYGEDGTIQGLLEMASLPYVGSGVLGSALAMDKAKAKEVIAQAGIPQCRWRSLEISEISTETVDRLINDLGLPLFVKPANLGSSVGVSKAHNAAQVLAALETASQYDEWIVVEEAVQGREIELAVLGNKNPKVSLAGEVKPGAEFYSYEDKYLDGNAAVIIPADLPPQVSAQAQELALASFRALRAEGMARVDFFYESPGRGLLLNEINTIPGFTPISMYPKLWEASGLSYGALIEELVMLAQDRFERRQKFAGTGR
- a CDS encoding aldo/keto reductase, translated to MMETRKIGQLDVSVIGLGGNNFGDRLDQERTTSVVNAALESGITYIDTADSYSAGKSEEFLGVALAGRFDQIVIATKFGSQGSADGKLSGGHPDHVRNACEASLKRLGVSVIDHYQYHRPDPNIPIEETMGAMTELVIEGKVREIGCSNFSVDQLETSSEIAKVKGWARFASVQNYYSIFTRDPEDGVVQACAQLGMALVPYFPLESGLLSGKVSSDGSAPEGSRLHQMKPAGRERFMGDKRLAAVEDLKAFAAERDHSILELAFAYLLSEPVVASVIAGATKPEQVEANAAASTWRLSPDERAEVARIASQADS
- a CDS encoding zinc-binding dehydrogenase translates to MKALQFSRSIPRYGAARLASSFISGRGATVGPLALKDIEVPELPGPDWVRVRPRLSGICGSDLATVDGRSSRYFEDIVSFPFVLGHEVVGDLDNGERVVIEPVLGCATRGITPPCRGCAGGDLGRCENITLGQIEPGLQSGFCCDTGGGWSTAMVAHSSQLHPVPANMSDEAAVMVEPTACAIHGAIRTNAQAGDTVAVLGAGTLGLLTVAALSHFYPDITLVVAAKYPLQKELAHELGAHSIVSPDAFLRGVRRASGGGAIGEGNITRLSGGADIVVDCVGSAESMAQALGAVRPGGRVVMVGMPGVVRVDLTVLWQREIELVGAYAYGTETFDTTSGVRTARTFELAFELVQQANLGRLVSATYPLSRYGDAIEHAAAAGARGGVKIAFDLRNEKERTRL
- a CDS encoding amidase; translation: MDFRKTTIRELAERVKTKEISATELVSHALAKIEAHDDVVNAFNQSDGDRALEDAKKLDDRIAAGEDVGPLVGVPLAVKDLENAEGYITTFGSALHANDPAATNDSVLVSRLKAAGCVVVGKTNTPEFAYKGVTDSPTFGHTANPWNLERSPGGSSGGSAAAIAAGMVPLATGSDGGGSIRIPASLTGLSGLKPSQGWVPMGGARPSTTGILSVKGPMTRSTLDAALAFDACIGPEPTDIFSFPEQNADSWLAQVEAAGFPERVVYSPTLGYATVDNEVAAAVEAAVRALESAGVEIIEMPIVFEKDPVLAWVYIWTSSMARVLGPARDTPIWEKVDVGLREQVEMGLRLTALQYAEAVAACHDINLALEKAFAAAPLLICPTIAGHAPRLGEQGTVNGVETPTWVSFTPFINLSRNPAGSVCAGFTSDGMPIGLQVIGRQREDVRVLGAMQAFETVLGIDQVAGLG
- a CDS encoding HAD-IB family hydrolase, which translates into the protein MIDNGAVISDLLRHKRIAITGTTGFLGTALVERLLRSVPDCELVLLLRPGRMRTVEQRAQREIFRNNAFDRLRQELGGAAFDEMVAQRVTIIEGDIGSDGLGLNEFGRQELSQCDVVIHSAATVSFDSPLDSAVEINLLGPTRIAQTLHELEVSPHLIAVSTCYVAGNHRGEAHEVAVDDSPFFVDIPWRREVDAARRARSDLEAQSRTPSRLAGFQDDAKRELGAAGIPLLAAKAEQYRTRWVNDEMVEAGKSRAQMLGFPDVYSYTKALGERALAETKGDLQTTVVRPSIIESAVAEPYPGWIRGFRMAEPVIISYAQGLLTQFPGVPEGIVDVIPVDLVVAAIVAVAALAPAETPDVVQVASGAANPLHYRKLVRLIESYFSKYPIYDSLGQPIGVPDWKFPRRGKVEGQLAKAKVSLDKADKFIHSLPLRGTQTRWSAKIEDKRADVERALTYVDLYGAYAQCEAIYTIDKLLSVWDSLDRSDQETFMFDPRLVDWDAYATGTHLPSIVEHARVRTSPTEKSGPSRNERLRRQVLSPDRHMAAFDLENTLIASNVVTSYAWLATRRLPNEDKARLAANLIAEAPRLLSLDKADRTDFLRYFYRRYKGAPVEQLAEDSLDMMSALILAKSFPAAIRRVRKHRELGHRTVLITGALDFVVEPLRPLFDDIVAAEMTIKGGRYTGELVRVPPTGEARAQAMVEYAAREGLELDESVAYADSTSDLPMLEAVGFPVAVNPETRLASLARKRGWLVENFPKAAKGVHPVLPIAPTRVGSA
- the murF gene encoding UDP-N-acetylmuramoyl-tripeptide--D-alanyl-D-alanine ligase, whose translation is MRFRTSEIAAAVGGTISGPDRLVEGVNHDSRLISPGELFVPIVADRDGHNFIDQAVKAGATAFLSSQERRRDSNSATAIYVGDTLEALAQLGKLARARLAGDVIGVTGSVGKTTVKDLLGGVLAQGGLINASTASFNNEIGVPLTLANANTQAKYVIAELGARGIGHIQLLCDIARPNVGVVTRVVMAHGEHFGSLDDIAVGKGELVEQLPADGLAVLNADDRRVIAMSRRTTARVLSFGTQDGEVRIDNLVVGEDLSIRFKLHTPWGEIAVQPSAKGEHNAMNAAAAAAVGLGLGLRLEEVAQGLATAPLSPLRMALKRLTNGAVVLDDSYNANPTSMKAALMALAKLPAQRRIAVLGVMAELGENQDGLHREVAAFAAELGIEVLTVAAPAYEATEFGGIGFDSVDEVLGYLTNLEPDTAVLAKGSRVAELDRLVRSLTAE
- a CDS encoding lactate racemase domain-containing protein gives rise to the protein MSVRRSPRSGLVLEVDRSTPPVVFHHGEGFRLEKLPAGRSRIIYPPEPIDGLADPEGAISHALHNPTGEMEPLPALLFAGMKLTIAFDDVSLPLPKMRRPDIRQRIIEQVLDLAAAAGVDDVHIIAALALHRRMTEDELRHAVGDRVYDAFAPNGQLYNLDAEDPDGMVILGETRHGETVQINRRAAESDLVVYVNINIVSLDGGHKSTATGLSGYAGVSSHHNPKTMVASKSFMDKENSELHKSNWRQGDVIRNAGIKIFQIETTINNNTFGRSGPLAMLQKREWEWTARDRATFLAMQKGLNVLPAARRRQIFHSWEAPYELTSVQAGEIEAVHAKTIENVYAQHLVPVNGQTDILTMGLPYIGPYNVDSIMNPILVMCLGLGYFFNLYKGRPLVREGGVLIMSHPTPYEFHPVHHPSYIDFFEEVLTETRDPEVMSAKYEQKYAEDEWYRHLYRTSNAYHGVHPFYMWYWGAHALDHLGRVIVIGGDERAVRRLGFSNASTLSDALEMAADTVGRDATITHFHNPPILMADVT